Genomic DNA from Telopea speciosissima isolate NSW1024214 ecotype Mountain lineage chromosome 2, Tspe_v1, whole genome shotgun sequence:
TGTCTTATACGTATGGTGAACACATGTTCTGTGACCGCTCTCTCTGATGTTGTCGTGCATCGCACGTATCTCGACGTTGTTTCAGAATGGTTTCTTGTGAATTGTGTGATCTCtgaatgctctctctctctctctatctctccggTTTCTATTGCTATAGATAACTGAACTTCCTGCAATTGGTTCTTGCCTTAGAATAAACGGTTCGTGAATTTCATATGGAACGTGTGAATTTTATAACAAGTTCAAGTATTTTCTGTGACTTTCAGTTGCAGATAAAAGGCATTCTTGGATTAAAATTGGAATGAGATATGTTGGTTCTGTTCATGGCTGTTTATAAAACAGCATTGTCAGTACTgaggagaaggggaagaaataaataaaggaaatggAGACCAGCCGAAGCAATAGTAGTAGTAGCGAGAGGTTCAATGAGTTCATGGAGGACTCTTGTTGCAGCCAATTCTGCATGGGACCCAATCCTTGGATGGCCCGGTATGTCTATGGTCTGATTTTTCTGATTACGAACTTGCTGGCGTGGGGGATAAGAGATTACGGTCAAAGCGCCTTGACGGAGATGGAGAGTAAGatcaatttctttctttgttccttATCTTTGTAAGAAGTTGTTTCTCACTTGATTTTGGACTTTGTCTGTCTGGAAACCATCAAACCAGTGCAGTAACTGGAGTCTTAATTCgtccaaaacaagaaaaactggAGCCTTGATacaattattaatttattatccGAGGATTGAACCCGTATGATTTTGTGTGCTTGCAGGACTCAAAGGATGCCAAGGTGGCCGCTTCTGCTTGGGTACCGAAGGTGTTCTGCGCATTAGCCTGGGCTGCTTTGTATCCTCTCAATGAAGAAGGAAAGATTCATAACCCTTTTGCAATTTCAAATTAGAAAAAACAGGGCTTACCAGAACTGGAATAGCCATTTATTGTCATTTTGGAGCAGATTCTTAAATGTGTTTAGTTTACATAATCGAAAATGGATGAAGAaaccttttccattttcaatcGAAAAGTTCCTAATTAAGTTGCTGAAATTTCTATTACTTTAGACCTTTCAAGTTCAACTTTAGTGGAGCATCATTAAATAAACTGGCAGAGTTCAGGTCTATTAGGAGTCACTATTGTTGAATCTTGGACTTGGCCTGGTGAGGATTATTAAATTAACTGCCAGAGTTCAAGTTCAACTTTAGTGGAGCATTATTAAATAAACtccatttcttttttaggtATAGATTGAAACTCCATTTCAGAGGAGAATGaatccgagttttagaaccGTTTTATTCAGTCATCCTTAACTGTAAGATGCCATTATAACGAAGTAAAACAGACACACCAATGCAGTAGAGACCAAATGTAGTCACCGCTCATTTATGGTTGGGCCCTTATGTCCTGCCCATCATCCAATTGTTGACTAACTTATTCTTGTCTATATCTATACGAACAGTAAGTGTTTCAGTCAACCAAAAATTACGGCTTTTCAGCAACTAGTCTCCCTGCCTTGTTGgcaatttcttcaattctatGTTCCTCTGAGTGATCCTTAGTTTGAACAGATATTCTATTTCATAATGTTTCTTTCAACGGCTGGCGCAAAAAAGTTGAACGAGCGTAGAGATTCATGGCATTCGGGTTGGTGGTCTGCCAAGATTGTTATGTGGATTGCATTGCTAGTGGTCCCATTTTTTGTTCCCTCGGCATTTATTGAACTCTACGGTTAGTGTACTTATGCCTGCCCATCATCCTGTATTTgttgcttttcttttattttctccgTGTTAAACAGTAATCTAGATCGATTGCTGCTATAATCTTGCTGAATCAATAGTTCTCTTGCAGGTGAGATTGCACATTTCGGCGCTGGGTAACCATACAGACTTTTCTCTCACCTCGCCTCTGTTTTCCAAACCCATGACTCTGGTTTTTTCCTCAATTTCTTAAAATTTATTGTTTGGGAGTCTTTCTGAttgttttcaatttattttaggGTCTTTCTCCTGGTTCAACTCATTAGTGTGATAAGTTTCATAAAATGGCTGAACGACTGCTGCCACTCAGAGAAAAATGCAGACAGATGGTAAGGTTCTTTCAACCCCAGATATTAGCACGCAAGTAATTGTCCAAATTGAAATTTTGCAAGCATAGTCACTATCACTGGACatgacatttcttctccatctggTTGGAGGCAAATGAAGTCAAATCAAAATACTAGAATTGAAACTTTTGAAACTATTACTAACATGTTTGTATCGCTGACTCCAAAACATTCCAAATCttgttattaaattttactGCAGTTTACAAtcaaattccttatttttaagaAGTTAAATAAAACTCCATTTGAAAAGTATGATTGTCATATTTAGTAAGAGTTTAAGGTAGTTATTCAATCATACTTACAaaagtttttcattttctttttaaaattgatttaattttctattcctTTCCTTTAGTTGCAACCAATGGAGTCTAAATGATCTGGCTGCATTATTAGCAAATCTgtgaaatttctgtttttttatagATATGAATGGAAATGAAATCTTAGAAAAATTTGTGTTTAAAGTCTCTGTTTTGTGTTCTAAATCActcaataataaaatatttaatatgCAATTTAAAAGAAACTTAATGCTACATAACAGAGACATGGACACATCTCTGTGGCAATCCTGAAAACTTGACATGCAGAGACATCCGTTGTGTGCATAATAATTAGATTCCTGTAGGCAATCAGTAGCCAGTACGTGCTACAATAAATGCGTGAAGAGTCCAACAGTATCAACACAAATCTGTGTCCAAAACAATTGGACACCCCAGAAAATATGACAAATGAGTCTATCTATCAGTTGTTACAAACAGTCGTATTTAAACACCTCTTATCAAAGCTAATCCACTCGAAGAATCATCTGCAGCCGCATCCATGTAATATTGCTGTCAAGTGCTGCTTACGTTTTTTGCTTCATTGGGATCATCCTGATGTACATATGGTATGCGCCTCAGCCATCTTGCCTAGTTaacatcttcttcatcaccTGGACATTGGTACTGCTGCAACTCATGACCTGTGTCTCTATCCATCCAAAAGTAAGTTACAGAATTCCATTTGATAGATTAATTTCCacttatttatttcatttctcaTTGTTTTAAACAATTTCTAAGAACAGGTGAATGCTGGCTTCTTGACTCCTGGCTTGATGGGGCTTTATGTGGTCTTCATTTGCTGGTGTGCCATTAGGAGGTATTATTTGAGAATTTCCAAAATAATttcagtgagagagagagactctatATATTTAAACATGGGATAGAACTGAAATCCCAAAACAAGAAAATCTCTAATTGTTGAGTTTCTCTATGCTTATTGACATTCTGTCCATGATGATCGGATTATTCTCTCTACACTTAAAATTGTTACAAAACTCTGAAAAATTCTTCAAATGATTGCCATTCACATTCATTCATGAACATTTTACACACAAGCTTCTTACTTTTATGCTGATATTTGAGTGTagaaaatttttcttcattGTGTTGCTTTTACAGCAATTCACTTTTAATCTTGAGTTCATGCCCTGTTAACAGTGAACCAGCCACAGAGAATTGCAACAAGAGAGCAGAAGTAGCAAAGAGGGCAGACTGGCTTACAATCATAGTAATATTTCAATCTACCCTGAGATTTCAAacaaatacatatatatttttatagtGATTGGCAATGCTATCTGCAtaaacaaaaatttcaaagaaaaaaaggatcTTTCTCTTCCAATCCTTTTCAGTTAAAGTAATTCAAAatggttttcattttcttttcctcttctacAGTTATCACAATCATCTTCCTCAAGACTGGTTTTATTGGAATGGTAGAAAAAGGATGTCTATGGCCGATCCCAAATGGTTGGGAACTGGAAAAGatactgatgatgatgatacatttAAATTAGAGTCACAAAATATAGCTTACTTGCTTAATATGGCAAAGACCATGAAACAGTTCAGGCCAAGTTCATAATTGCTTGAGCCTTCGTTTCTGTTTATAAAATGTCCGACTGTGCATGGTTCCTTATTATCATGTCTGATAATTGAATTTCATATGTTTGCAGAGCTTTATTATTGCACTAATTGCAATGGTCATAGCAACATTTTCAACAGGCATAGATTCTAAAGCTTTCCAGGTGATCCCACTCATTGAATTACTTCTGTTTTGACTTTAACAAATTCCACAAAATGTGTCTGACAAAAAATGGGTGCAGTTCAGGAAGGACGAAACAGAAGCTGAAGATGATGTTCCATATGGCTATGCattctttcattttgtttttgccACGGGAGCCATGTACTTCGCAATGCTGTTGATCAGTTGGAATGCTCATCACACCATGAGAAAGTAAGTGTCCAAGTCTCAACGATTTTCTCATCCGGTTATGGCTGCttctaatttgttttttcaCTGACAGTTGTTTGCTTTGTGATACCATTGAttggtttgaaatttgaatgttCATCAGACCGTATCTTAATGATTTCAAAACTTGAATTCAATCCCAAATACAATGAGGAAAAAGGGAGGGGGTGTTGGAAGAATGAGGACTGAATTTACCTGGAGTAGTCATCATGAGTGAACATATCTCATGTATCAATTTACTTGAAACCTTTCCGTGAAGCAAATTGGTGTCTCAATGAGGTGGGAGTGGGACAGATGCAGAAAtatcaaaatgaaccaaataGGATTAAAAAGCCGATTACGTAGTCATTCCTCAACCAGTTCAAATCTTATGAGATCAAGATATTTGGAACATGTGGTTTCAAAGGATCTTGCTCGTGAACCTCGGAGTGTTCACGTCACATCAGACATTGGTGGGTCCATGTTGTAAGGAACCGCTCATACCATTCCTTAAATTCTAACCATGGCTATGGATTAAAATTGGGTCCAAGTTTGCCACTGACCTCTAATACACAATAGAGGTTCTTGTACAAGCTTTGAACAATCTATACGTACTTGTATTGGCTAAATGTGACCTATAAGATTGGTGTGAGATCCTTTACAGTGTGGATCCTCCCATGTTAAGCATTGCCTGCCACAGTCCAACTTAACTTCTGAACTTTTACAAAGTTCAGCTTTCATGATCCCCGTATAAAAAATTCCAAGATAGATTCTCCCCTATTTCTTTTTTGGTGTTAATGATTTTATCCTATTTCAAAACATACTGAATAAGTTATTAATTTTGCAGGTGGACAATTGATGTAGGTTGGACCAGTACATGGGTCAGAATTGTCAATGAATGGCTAGCAGTTTGTGTTTACAGTAAGCACATGACAACTTTTCAAACAAACATGAAATTTTCCAGGAGATCACCACCCCTAGGAATAGAAAATGTATTCAATTGAACCAGA
This window encodes:
- the LOC122649547 gene encoding probable serine incorporator → METSRSNSSSSERFNEFMEDSCCSQFCMGPNPWMARYVYGLIFLITNLLAWGIRDYGQSALTEMERLKGCQGGRFCLGTEGVLRISLGCFIFYFIMFLSTAGAKKLNERRDSWHSGWWSAKIVMWIALLVVPFFVPSAFIELYGEIAHFGAGVFLLVQLISVISFIKWLNDCCHSEKNADRCRIHVILLSSAAYVFCFIGIILMYIWYAPQPSCLVNIFFITWTLVLLQLMTCVSIHPKVNAGFLTPGLMGLYVVFICWCAIRSEPATENCNKRAEVAKRADWLTIISFIIALIAMVIATFSTGIDSKAFQFRKDETEAEDDVPYGYAFFHFVFATGAMYFAMLLISWNAHHTMRKWTIDVGWTSTWVRIVNEWLAVCVYIWMLVAPLIWKNRRTMEST